In a single window of the Pandoraea pulmonicola genome:
- a CDS encoding FAD-dependent oxidoreductase, which translates to MSSIDYQRLTFDYQPCAEQADGGARATHPVVVVGAGPVGLATAIDLAQQGVPVIVLDDDCTLSAGSRAICFAKRTLDIFDRLGCGDRMVQKGVCWNVGRVFLRDQEVYNFDLLPEAGHHRPAFINLQQYYVEGYLFERAQQLPNIEIRWKHKVVGLVQQGTPGSADASVTLTVETPDGEYRTSARYVVAADGSRSPVRKLIGVDSHGRTFKDRFLIADVKMTADFPAERWFWFDPPFHPNQSVLLHRQPDDVWRIDFQLGWDADPVAEKAPERVIPRVQALLGPDAKFTLEWVSVYTFSCLRMDDFRHGHVLFAGDSAHGVSPFGARGANSGVQDAENLAWKLALVLAGRAPDALLDTYAREREFAADENIRNSTRSTDFITPKSPVSRVFRDAVLTLAREHAFARQLVNSGRLSVPAVLHTSTLNTPERDAFAARMAPGAACVDAPLSRDGQDGWLLPRLGGRFVALVFGAPASLDANALAALDALTNDDVPVMPVFVTSDAQAAQTSHGTHGTYSVWHDVQGLAAQRYDATPGTVYLIRPDQHVCARWRTVDGAAIAAARERALGRTAPEVAPLQCAA; encoded by the coding sequence ATGAGCAGCATCGATTACCAGCGTCTGACGTTCGATTACCAGCCGTGCGCCGAGCAGGCTGACGGCGGCGCACGCGCGACGCATCCGGTCGTCGTGGTCGGCGCCGGCCCGGTGGGTCTCGCCACGGCCATCGATCTCGCGCAGCAAGGCGTGCCCGTGATCGTGCTCGACGACGACTGCACGCTCTCGGCCGGCTCGCGCGCGATCTGCTTCGCCAAGCGAACGCTCGACATCTTCGACCGGCTCGGCTGCGGCGATCGCATGGTGCAAAAGGGCGTGTGCTGGAACGTGGGTCGTGTCTTCCTGCGCGACCAGGAGGTCTACAACTTCGATCTGCTGCCCGAGGCGGGCCACCACCGCCCGGCGTTCATCAACCTCCAGCAGTATTACGTCGAAGGCTATCTGTTCGAGCGTGCGCAGCAACTGCCCAATATCGAGATCCGCTGGAAGCACAAGGTGGTCGGCCTCGTGCAGCAGGGCACGCCGGGTTCGGCCGACGCGAGCGTGACGCTCACGGTGGAGACGCCCGACGGCGAATATCGGACGAGTGCGCGCTACGTGGTCGCGGCCGATGGCTCGCGCAGCCCCGTGCGCAAGCTCATCGGCGTGGACAGCCATGGCCGCACGTTCAAGGACCGGTTTCTGATCGCCGACGTGAAGATGACGGCGGACTTCCCGGCCGAGCGCTGGTTCTGGTTCGATCCGCCATTCCATCCGAATCAGTCGGTGCTGCTGCACCGTCAGCCGGACGATGTCTGGCGTATCGACTTCCAGTTGGGTTGGGATGCCGACCCGGTCGCCGAGAAGGCGCCCGAGCGCGTGATTCCGCGCGTGCAGGCGTTGCTCGGTCCCGATGCGAAATTCACGCTGGAATGGGTCAGCGTCTATACATTCTCGTGCCTGCGCATGGACGACTTCCGCCACGGGCACGTGCTCTTCGCCGGAGATTCCGCGCATGGCGTGTCGCCGTTCGGCGCGCGCGGCGCGAACAGCGGCGTACAGGATGCCGAAAACCTGGCGTGGAAGCTCGCGCTGGTGCTCGCCGGCCGCGCCCCCGATGCCTTGCTCGACACCTACGCACGCGAGCGGGAATTCGCCGCCGACGAGAACATCCGCAACTCGACCCGCTCGACCGATTTCATCACGCCGAAAAGTCCGGTCTCGCGCGTGTTCCGCGACGCCGTGCTGACATTGGCCCGCGAGCACGCCTTCGCACGGCAGCTCGTGAACAGCGGACGGCTGTCCGTGCCGGCCGTGCTGCACACGTCCACGCTCAACACCCCGGAGCGCGATGCATTCGCCGCTCGCATGGCGCCCGGCGCCGCGTGCGTCGATGCACCGCTCTCGCGCGACGGCCAGGACGGCTGGCTGCTGCCGCGCCTGGGCGGCCGCTTCGTGGCACTGGTCTTCGGCGCTCCCGCTTCGCTTGACGCGAACGCGCTTGCGGCGCTCGATGCACTGACCAACGACGACGTGCCCGTCATGCCGGTGTTCGTGACATCCGATGCGCAAGCCGCACAGACGTCGCATGGCACGCATGGCACGTACAGCGTCTGGCATGACGTTCAAGGATTGGCCGCACAACGCTACGACGCCACGCCGGGCACCGTGTACCTGATCCGCCCCGATCAGCACGTGTGCGCGCGCTGGCGTACGGTCGACGGCGCGGCCATCGCCGCCGCACGCGAGCGCGCCCTCGGCCGCACCGCCCCGGAAGTCGCCCCGCTGCAATGCGCCGCATGA